DNA sequence from the Aedes aegypti strain LVP_AGWG unplaced genomic scaffold, AaegL5.0 Primary Assembly AGWG_AaegL5_hic_scaff_123_PBJ_arrow, whole genome shotgun sequence genome:
CGGGCAATCCGGGGAACAAGAGCCAATGGCTTCGGGCCCTCGCCCTTGTCCTCAGCCCCATACGGTTGAATACCCAATTAAGACGCGAATACCTCGATGCCCTAACCGTTCGCTACAAGGCCACGATCGAGGAGTTTGCCGGGATGAGAGTAAACGACTCTCCCGGCACCTTTGCCTTGCAGCACTCGGCCTGGACGCAGAACTCAACATATCTCCGATTAGCAGCTTCTCTGGAtatgtttttgtttaaattcaGAGACCACGAGCACTCGAAGCTCCGGTTCGCCACCGTCACTACCCGGTTTCGAGACTGTGCCGGAGTTGGAGACTTGAGATTCATCCTAAAGATCCTGGGCCTGACGCTAGTGGAATTCTCCCAATGGGTTTGGACGGCATCACTAGCCGACGATCCCGAACGGATTTTGCGACCGGGAGAGGAGATAGACAAGCGGGACTCGTATACTCCGTACGTGGCCAGTATGAGATTGTGTACTAAGAGTCCGTACTCGGCTACGGCCAACCCTAATTTACATATCTTCGTCCACTCCATCGGCTGTGCCAACCTCCGGGTGCGGTCGATAAACGCCCGGATGGTCGGCGATGTAAACCTTGCGGACACAATCGCCAACGCTGCCGTGGTCAATTATGTAAGGGGCTCTCGGTACAACTTACAGCCGGAATTCTATCGGCCGGGTAGTGTAATGGCGCCTGAGGGGGCCCGGGTTGCCTTGGAGGAACGGTCAGCGGCCTGGAGCTCGTGAGCGAGGCGGGTGTGATGGAGGGCATGCAACGCGCAGCAGAACCCGCTGATACGCTGCCCCACTCCTGGTGGAAGTTTGCTGTTGCAAACCAGGCGACTGTTCCCGCGTATATCATCGGCCCTATGTACGTTGCCTGGACGCAAATTTCTAATGTCAGATCAGGTACTATAGGAGAACATCTTAAGGCTTTCGGAGCGTTGAAGCTCGGTGGACAGCACTAGATTGGGATTATGACTGTTATGTTTCTTCGAAaataaatccatgaa
Encoded proteins:
- the LOC5566904 gene encoding uncharacterized protein LOC5566904 — encoded protein: MEGLIGAILGTGQNVLDIGVAIRYMWLCFEQISGRLDAEWRSHGVVIGQAGGEVTPRNLVHYTEGEDGAQYAAGNPGNKSQWLRALALVLSPIRLNTQLRREYLDALTVRYKATIEEFAGMRVNDSPGTFALQHSAWTQNSTYLRLAASLDMFLFKFRDHEHSKLRFATVTTRFRDCAGVGDLRFILKILGLTLVEFSQWVWTASLADDPERILRPGEEIDKRDSYTPYVASMRLCTKSPYSATANPNLHIFVHSIGCANLRVRSINARMVGDVNLADTIANAAVVNYVRGSRYNLQPEFYRPGSVMAPEGARVALEERSAAWSS